The following are encoded in a window of Methylicorpusculum oleiharenae genomic DNA:
- the tilS gene encoding tRNA lysidine(34) synthetase TilS, whose amino-acid sequence MEVNQKLAVGELFCLGLMTNIHAQSVESHLIDTIRPYQGSRRVFVAYSGGVDSHVLLHLCAQQHWLKEKLTAVYVHHGLQAIADHWALHCQATATALDIAFKELRVDARPVNGQSPEEAARNARYGVLSSLLDDQDLLLVAQHREDQLETVLLQLFRGAGLPGLSGMPVVMPMGKGILLRPLLNVSKQEIEAYAAGHELDWVEDPTNQSTEFDRNFLRNDVLPVLKKRWPALDKTVSRAAGHCAEAQAVIRQEGGELLKKYLDIEFQALSLELWSCLENARQALLLRAWFGFMGLRMPSRRVIHQIINEVIDAAETGKAEVFTQGYAIRRFRNRLYCFKSKCFQLPEIHDFEWSSQQACLDLSEYLKLQRIEDSCGIAIDQWKNAKITVAFRRGGETIRLPGRKGRHTLKNLFQEAAIPPWERPVIPLVYLDGQLAAVADRWISDEFYTVSPGACYRIKFIKQTPG is encoded by the coding sequence ATGGAAGTCAATCAAAAGCTCGCTGTTGGCGAGCTTTTTTGTTTGGGGCTTATGACCAACATTCATGCACAGTCAGTGGAATCTCATTTAATCGATACCATCCGTCCTTATCAGGGCTCTCGCCGCGTATTTGTGGCTTACAGTGGCGGCGTTGATTCCCATGTGTTATTGCACCTCTGCGCGCAGCAGCATTGGTTGAAAGAAAAGCTCACAGCTGTTTATGTTCATCATGGTTTGCAGGCGATAGCCGACCACTGGGCCCTTCATTGCCAAGCAACAGCAACAGCTTTGGATATTGCTTTTAAGGAATTGCGAGTCGATGCACGGCCGGTCAACGGACAAAGCCCTGAAGAAGCCGCCAGAAATGCACGGTATGGCGTATTAAGCAGTTTGCTGGATGATCAGGATCTGTTGTTGGTGGCCCAGCACAGGGAAGATCAGCTGGAAACTGTTTTATTGCAACTGTTTCGAGGCGCCGGATTGCCCGGTTTATCGGGGATGCCGGTAGTGATGCCGATGGGGAAGGGTATCCTTTTGCGGCCTCTGTTGAATGTTTCTAAACAGGAAATTGAGGCCTATGCCGCCGGACATGAACTTGATTGGGTGGAAGATCCCACTAATCAAAGCACCGAATTCGATAGAAATTTTCTTCGAAATGACGTTTTGCCGGTATTAAAAAAGCGTTGGCCGGCGCTGGACAAAACTGTATCTAGGGCGGCCGGACATTGTGCAGAAGCTCAGGCAGTGATTCGGCAAGAGGGTGGTGAACTACTCAAAAAATACCTGGACATTGAGTTTCAAGCCTTGTCACTGGAGCTTTGGTCGTGTCTTGAGAATGCCCGGCAGGCCTTATTGTTACGCGCCTGGTTTGGCTTTATGGGGTTGAGAATGCCTTCCCGGCGGGTCATTCATCAGATTATCAATGAAGTGATTGATGCGGCAGAAACCGGTAAAGCTGAGGTTTTTACCCAAGGTTATGCGATCAGGCGGTTTCGCAATCGTCTCTATTGCTTTAAATCTAAATGCTTTCAATTGCCGGAAATACACGATTTTGAGTGGTCCAGCCAACAAGCGTGTCTTGACTTATCTGAGTACCTGAAATTGCAGCGAATTGAAGACTCCTGCGGCATTGCGATTGATCAGTGGAAAAATGCAAAAATCACCGTAGCATTTCGCCGAGGGGGTGAAACCATCAGGTTGCCGGGTCGAAAGGGACGGCATACGTTAAAAAATCTATTTCAGGAAGCGGCGATACCGCCCTGGGAAAGGCCGGTCATTCCGCTTGTCTATCTGGATGGACAGCTTGCGGCCGTTGCAGACCGGTGGATCAGTGACGAATTTTACACAGTGTCTCCAGGCGCTTGTTACCGCATCAAATTCATCAAGCAAACGCCAGGCTGA
- the accA gene encoding acetyl-CoA carboxylase carboxyl transferase subunit alpha, translating to MDLKFLDFEQPIAELEAKIKELRRVQFDNDINISDALEQLESKSKALTESIFSGLSDWQISQLSRHPGRPYTLDYIDLIFSDFHELHGDRTYADDPAIICGLARLEGQPVALIGHQKGRDTKEKIYRNFGMPRPEGYRKALRVMKMAERFGLPIICLIDTPGAYPGIGAEERGQSEAIARNLFEMARLHTPIICTVIGEGGSGGALAIGVGDRLIMLEYSTYSVISPEGCASILWKSADKSQLAAEAMGITSDRIREQGFLDEVVREPLGGAHRDFQKTAMNLRETLLRHLEELKRESMERLMEKRYQRIMAFGVYTE from the coding sequence ATGGACCTTAAATTTCTCGATTTTGAACAACCCATCGCCGAATTGGAAGCCAAAATAAAAGAACTTCGCCGAGTTCAGTTCGATAACGATATCAATATTTCCGATGCGCTGGAACAACTGGAAAGTAAGAGCAAGGCGCTGACCGAATCAATTTTTTCCGGGCTTAGCGACTGGCAGATTTCACAATTATCAAGACATCCCGGGCGTCCTTATACCCTGGATTACATTGATTTGATATTCTCCGACTTTCATGAGTTGCATGGCGACCGGACGTATGCTGATGATCCGGCCATTATATGCGGACTGGCTCGTCTTGAAGGTCAGCCGGTTGCACTGATAGGGCATCAAAAGGGCCGGGATACCAAGGAAAAAATTTATCGAAACTTTGGAATGCCCAGACCTGAGGGTTACCGCAAAGCCCTAAGAGTCATGAAAATGGCCGAGCGCTTTGGTTTGCCTATTATATGTCTGATCGATACACCGGGGGCTTATCCCGGTATCGGTGCTGAAGAACGCGGCCAAAGCGAGGCAATAGCCCGTAACTTGTTTGAAATGGCGCGTTTACACACGCCGATCATCTGCACGGTCATCGGGGAAGGCGGTTCTGGCGGCGCATTGGCCATCGGCGTCGGCGATCGCTTGATTATGCTTGAATACAGCACTTACTCGGTGATTTCGCCTGAAGGTTGCGCATCGATTCTTTGGAAAAGTGCTGATAAATCCCAGTTGGCGGCTGAAGCGATGGGAATTACTTCCGATCGTATCCGTGAACAGGGCTTTCTCGATGAAGTGGTCAGAGAGCCTTTAGGCGGTGCACACCGTGATTTTCAAAAAACGGCAATGAATCTGAGAGAAACCTTGTTAAGGCATCTGGAAGAACTCAAGCGTGAATCGATGGAGCGTTTAATGGAAAAACGTTATCAACGGATTATGGCTTTTGGCGTTTATACCGAGTAA
- a CDS encoding replication-associated recombination protein A: protein MVSFLSYSGPGGDDTLIKPLAERMRPTQLDEYTGQRHLLSPGKPLYEAIAAGRLHSMIFWGPPGTGKTTLARMIANHSEALFIPISAVLAGVKEIRAAVTEAQAARESRRQRTILFVDEVHRFNKAQQDAFLPHVEDGTFYFIGATTENPSFALNNALLSRARVYVLNALSTEDLLAVLIKALTEKEKGLGNLAIEMDDEIKRQFAAAADGDARRALNLLEIAVELAASQNSTCINEAVSKEVLSGGTRRFDKQGEEFYNQISALHKSVRGSSPDAALYWLCRMMDAGCDLSYLARRIVRIASEDIGNADPRALPLAISAWEAQERLGSPEGELALAHAVVYLACAAKSNAVYRAYNAAMRDAKESGSLPVPVHLRNAPTSLMKSLDYGKAYRYAHDEPDAYAAGENYFPESLKGSQYYTPVNRGLEIKIAEKLKHLRNLDKMSRTDRS from the coding sequence ATGGTAAGTTTTTTATCTTACTCGGGGCCGGGCGGTGATGATACTTTGATCAAGCCCTTGGCAGAGCGAATGCGGCCTACTCAGCTGGATGAGTACACCGGTCAGCGGCATCTGTTGAGTCCGGGTAAACCGCTGTATGAAGCAATAGCGGCAGGACGACTGCACTCAATGATTTTCTGGGGCCCGCCCGGTACCGGTAAAACCACGTTGGCAAGGATGATTGCCAACCATTCTGAAGCACTGTTTATTCCTATTTCAGCGGTGTTGGCCGGTGTCAAAGAAATAAGAGCGGCTGTGACAGAAGCGCAAGCCGCCAGGGAAAGTCGACGGCAACGCACCATTTTGTTTGTTGATGAAGTGCATCGATTTAATAAAGCCCAACAAGATGCCTTTTTACCGCATGTCGAGGATGGCACGTTCTATTTTATCGGGGCTACGACTGAAAATCCGTCGTTTGCGCTGAACAATGCGCTTTTGTCCCGGGCCAGAGTTTATGTGTTGAATGCACTGTCAACAGAGGATTTACTGGCGGTATTAATCAAGGCGTTAACTGAAAAGGAAAAAGGCTTGGGCAATCTGGCCATCGAGATGGACGATGAGATCAAGCGTCAGTTTGCAGCGGCCGCCGATGGTGATGCCCGGCGAGCGTTAAATCTGCTTGAGATTGCAGTGGAGTTGGCGGCATCGCAAAACAGCACCTGTATTAATGAGGCCGTCTCCAAAGAAGTGCTGTCTGGCGGAACCCGCCGTTTCGATAAGCAAGGCGAAGAATTTTACAATCAGATTTCAGCATTACATAAGTCGGTTCGGGGCAGTTCGCCGGATGCCGCGTTATATTGGCTGTGCCGGATGATGGATGCCGGTTGTGATTTGTCTTATCTGGCCCGCAGAATTGTCAGGATTGCTTCCGAGGATATCGGCAATGCGGATCCAAGAGCGTTGCCGCTGGCCATAAGCGCATGGGAAGCGCAAGAACGGCTGGGTAGTCCCGAGGGAGAATTAGCCTTGGCGCATGCCGTCGTTTATCTTGCTTGCGCAGCTAAGAGCAATGCGGTTTATAGGGCCTATAATGCGGCCATGCGCGATGCCAAGGAAAGCGGCAGCCTGCCAGTGCCGGTTCATTTGAGAAATGCGCCCACTTCGCTGATGAAATCGTTGGATTACGGAAAAGCCTATCGTTATGCGCATGATGAGCCCGATGCTTATGCTGCCGGTGAGAATTATTTTCCGGAAAGTTTGAAGGGTTCTCAGTATTACACGCCGGTCAATCGTGGATTAGAAATAAAAATTGCAGAAAAATTAAAACATTTACGGAATTTAGATAAAATGTCCCGTACTGATAGGAGCTGA
- the lolA gene encoding outer membrane lipoprotein chaperone LolA, with product MLRFNVFQWLGILLMLTALNAQAQEKPVSQLRAFLTSSKALKADFKQIAVDEAGNARQASYGVFYLRRPGKFRWQYTKPFTQEIISNAGKVWFYDADLEQVTVKKLDQSVGSTPALLLSGDIDLEENFIIQDQGTDEDMQWIKLLPKNEDSGFKYVLIGLDKGTLGGMELSDNFGQLTRIYFSNIAVNPSLDDELFIFTPPPGSDVFEE from the coding sequence ATGTTGCGATTTAACGTGTTTCAGTGGTTAGGTATTTTGTTAATGTTAACGGCTCTGAATGCTCAGGCCCAGGAAAAACCGGTAAGCCAGTTACGAGCTTTTTTAACGTCATCCAAGGCGCTGAAAGCCGATTTTAAACAAATAGCTGTCGATGAAGCAGGCAATGCCCGTCAAGCCAGTTACGGGGTGTTTTATTTGCGCAGACCCGGAAAGTTTCGCTGGCAGTACACCAAGCCTTTTACACAGGAAATTATTTCCAATGCAGGCAAGGTCTGGTTTTACGATGCGGACCTGGAGCAAGTGACGGTTAAAAAGCTGGACCAGTCGGTAGGCTCAACTCCCGCTTTGTTACTTAGCGGTGACATCGACCTGGAAGAAAACTTTATCATACAGGATCAAGGCACCGACGAAGATATGCAGTGGATCAAATTGCTACCCAAAAACGAGGACAGCGGCTTTAAATATGTTTTGATCGGCCTGGATAAAGGCACCTTGGGCGGCATGGAATTAAGCGATAATTTTGGTCAATTAACCCGTATTTATTTTTCGAATATCGCTGTCAATCCATCATTGGATGATGAGTTGTTTATATTCACGCCGCCACCGGGGTCGGATGTATTTGAAGAATGA
- the mrcB gene encoding penicillin-binding protein 1B, whose protein sequence is MATRPQSTLKRKSTVRRNKKKQPVNPVKRWLVKLVVLSLVFASFLLASYIGYLDYNVRNQFEGKRWAIPARVYASPLELYTGHKMTLANLESHLQFLHYREDPQLSSEGTYSRQASQITIKTRTFSFWDEKQDSRLVKVQFFDSEIARIFDATLSKDLTIFRLDSLQIGSFYPTRKEDRVLIKLAEAPPTLIQGLLATEDRDFYQHYGISLKAIARAMWANVRAGGIVQGGSTITQQLIKNFYLTNERSFVRKINEVFMSLIIEYRYDKDEILEAYLNEVYLGQDGASAVHGFGLASEFYFGQPLKNLPLTQVASLVALVRGPSYYDPRRYPERALERRDLVLDKMAEMNYINEQQRAESKKEPLKVIANTHRSVNRYPAFLDLVKRQLKETYKEEDLTSEGLNIFTTLEPHVQDALEKTVAEKIKELQKNPKARELETAVVVTRKEDGEIVGLVGGSDPKSAGFNRAVDAVRPIGSLIKPFVYLTALEYPSKYTITTPVSDTTIRVKAAKGQLWEPKNYDNTQHGIVPFHKALANSYNLATVRIGMDIGVARVAKTLRSMGITRSLELFPSFLLGASPLTPMEVTQIYQTLAGDGFTSPLRSIRGVVNSDGERLQSYPFTVRQTVDPSATYITNTIMQEVMNEGTGRSAYNYVPREFQLVGKTGTTNEMRDSWFAGFSGDYLSVVWVGRDDNKPAGLTGSTGALKLWASLMQKISTRPVLLTPPDNVDLVWIDPFTGLLANKDCPGVSQFPYIRGSAPKASSPCVNGGGTENPDTWLNNLFQ, encoded by the coding sequence ATGGCCACAAGACCTCAAAGTACACTAAAAAGAAAATCAACGGTTCGCAGAAACAAAAAAAAACAGCCCGTCAATCCTGTTAAAAGATGGCTGGTCAAATTAGTGGTGTTGTCTCTGGTTTTCGCCTCTTTTTTGTTGGCCAGTTACATCGGTTATCTTGATTACAATGTACGCAATCAGTTTGAAGGTAAACGCTGGGCAATTCCTGCTCGCGTTTATGCCAGTCCGCTTGAATTGTATACCGGACATAAAATGACTTTAGCCAATCTGGAAAGTCATTTGCAATTTTTACATTACCGTGAAGATCCGCAGCTTTCTTCCGAAGGCACTTACTCCAGGCAAGCGTCTCAGATAACAATTAAAACGCGCACGTTTAGTTTTTGGGATGAAAAACAGGATAGCCGTTTGGTCAAGGTGCAGTTTTTCGATAGTGAAATAGCGCGAATATTTGATGCAACCTTGTCAAAAGACCTGACCATTTTTCGGCTGGATTCATTGCAGATCGGCAGTTTTTATCCTACCCGCAAGGAAGATCGCGTGCTGATCAAGCTGGCCGAAGCGCCGCCGACGCTGATACAGGGATTGTTGGCGACTGAGGACAGGGATTTTTACCAGCATTACGGTATTTCCTTAAAAGCGATTGCCAGAGCCATGTGGGCCAACGTCAGAGCCGGAGGCATCGTTCAGGGTGGAAGTACGATTACGCAGCAGCTGATCAAAAATTTCTATTTGACCAACGAGCGCAGTTTTGTCCGAAAAATCAATGAAGTGTTCATGTCGTTAATCATAGAGTACCGCTATGACAAAGACGAAATATTGGAAGCTTATCTTAATGAAGTGTATCTGGGGCAGGACGGAGCCAGCGCTGTGCATGGATTTGGCTTGGCCAGCGAATTTTATTTTGGTCAGCCGTTAAAAAACCTTCCTTTAACCCAGGTGGCCTCGCTGGTGGCTTTAGTGCGAGGACCGTCTTACTATGACCCACGGCGCTATCCGGAGCGAGCGCTTGAGCGTCGTGATCTGGTCCTCGATAAGATGGCCGAGATGAATTACATCAATGAACAGCAACGCGCCGAGTCAAAAAAAGAACCGTTAAAAGTCATTGCCAACACGCACCGTTCTGTAAACCGTTATCCGGCGTTTCTGGATTTGGTTAAACGACAATTAAAAGAGACCTACAAGGAAGAAGATTTGACCTCGGAAGGGCTTAATATTTTCACGACCTTGGAACCCCATGTGCAAGACGCGTTGGAAAAAACTGTTGCTGAAAAAATCAAAGAGTTACAAAAAAATCCAAAAGCGCGGGAACTGGAAACTGCTGTGGTCGTTACCCGTAAAGAAGACGGCGAAATCGTCGGCCTGGTGGGCGGCAGTGATCCGAAATCAGCCGGTTTTAACCGGGCGGTCGATGCGGTGCGCCCTATTGGTTCGTTGATTAAGCCTTTTGTTTACCTGACCGCGCTTGAGTATCCGTCAAAATATACGATTACTACACCGGTCAGCGATACTACCATCAGAGTCAAGGCGGCAAAAGGCCAGCTATGGGAGCCCAAAAACTATGATAATACCCAGCACGGTATTGTTCCGTTTCATAAGGCTTTGGCCAACTCTTACAACCTGGCCACAGTCCGTATTGGCATGGATATAGGTGTTGCGCGTGTTGCTAAAACGTTAAGAAGCATGGGTATTACGCGCTCGTTAGAACTGTTTCCGTCGTTTCTTTTGGGCGCTTCGCCCTTAACTCCGATGGAGGTAACGCAAATCTATCAAACACTTGCTGGTGATGGCTTTACATCGCCCTTGAGATCCATCAGGGGCGTTGTCAACAGTGATGGTGAACGCTTGCAAAGTTACCCTTTTACCGTCAGGCAAACGGTTGATCCGTCGGCAACTTATATTACCAACACGATCATGCAGGAAGTGATGAACGAGGGAACGGGTCGTTCTGCCTACAATTATGTGCCCAGAGAATTTCAGCTGGTGGGCAAAACCGGAACAACCAATGAAATGAGAGACAGCTGGTTTGCCGGATTCAGCGGCGATTATCTCTCGGTCGTGTGGGTTGGCAGAGACGACAATAAACCGGCAGGACTAACCGGTTCAACCGGTGCGCTGAAATTATGGGCTAGTCTTATGCAGAAAATCAGTACGCGTCCTGTGCTGTTGACGCCCCCTGACAATGTCGATCTGGTCTGGATAGACCCTTTCACCGGTTTGTTGGCAAACAAGGACTGTCCCGGCGTCAGCCAATTTCCCTATATTCGCGGTTCTGCTCCTAAAGCCAGTTCACCCTGCGTCAATGGCGGCGGTACTGAGAATCCGGATACCTGGTTAAATAATCTTTTTCAATAA
- a CDS encoding putative bifunctional diguanylate cyclase/phosphodiesterase, whose protein sequence is MLSKSLQRKKIIIAGIDSKLVIAIESMLLRKGFSNLSFASECADIYRIIRPFAENSVDLGLVIVDEFLPGGDVEHMCTSLSRENNGIALPFIILKAESSDELNVSIQSSGDLIYDLYASFRESELLILVELLLVLKNERYLRNQQQEKLITELATRKLLDAKLKYLIAHDELTGLMNRANLEQHIRLSLMRFRTLHQNGALLLIDLDRFGLINDLEGFDIADRLIIEVVALIRKTLTRDVFFARIDSDEFCLYFENFSLTQAKESAEAIRKSLEDCRFTTGDVCYNITASIGIAVLPTQRVIVHPEELISKAHQACYLAKQNGRNMVWIYNEDDKAIKERHRDVYWVPLIREALVDKNFFLVFQPVINLKTGIVSHYEVLIRMRGQADSVIHPIEFIPVAERMGLIHCIDIWVVENALDFLAALPVELSDVCLAINLSGFAFQDGSLLPTLKRKLELTWVNADRITFEITETAAVDNFDQTRQMINKIKALGCHFALDDFGAGFCSFNYLKKFPVDYVKIDGQFIRNLVNDETDQVLVKSMADVARKLGKKTVAEFIEVSQVIPILVSLGIEYGQGYLFGKPSRYLIDGGRVPLAQLLNEGQTKSHFSYNRLD, encoded by the coding sequence ATGCTCAGCAAATCATTACAACGCAAGAAAATAATCATAGCCGGTATCGATTCTAAGCTAGTGATAGCCATAGAATCGATGCTTTTGAGAAAAGGCTTTTCCAATTTATCATTTGCGAGTGAATGTGCAGATATTTATCGTATCATTCGTCCGTTTGCAGAGAATTCAGTGGATCTGGGTCTGGTCATCGTCGATGAGTTTTTGCCTGGAGGCGATGTGGAACACATGTGTACCTCACTCTCGCGCGAAAATAACGGTATTGCCTTGCCTTTTATTATTTTAAAAGCTGAGTCTTCGGATGAATTAAATGTCTCCATCCAGTCTTCCGGGGATTTGATTTACGATCTTTATGCGTCGTTCAGAGAGTCTGAATTACTCATTCTGGTCGAATTACTGTTAGTTTTAAAGAATGAGCGTTATTTACGTAATCAGCAGCAGGAAAAATTAATCACTGAACTGGCAACCCGCAAACTGCTGGATGCCAAACTAAAATATTTGATCGCCCATGATGAACTGACCGGCTTGATGAATCGTGCCAATCTGGAGCAACACATTCGGTTGAGCCTGATGCGATTTAGAACGCTGCATCAGAATGGTGCACTGTTATTGATTGATCTTGATCGCTTTGGTCTCATCAATGATCTGGAAGGCTTTGATATTGCTGACCGATTGATTATTGAGGTGGTCGCATTAATCAGAAAGACACTGACGAGAGACGTTTTTTTTGCGCGTATCGATTCAGATGAGTTTTGTCTTTATTTCGAAAACTTTTCTCTCACTCAGGCGAAGGAATCGGCTGAAGCTATTCGCAAAAGTCTGGAAGACTGCCGCTTCACTACCGGAGATGTTTGTTACAACATCACTGCATCGATTGGCATCGCTGTGTTACCCACTCAGAGAGTGATTGTCCATCCTGAGGAATTGATTTCCAAAGCCCATCAGGCCTGCTATCTGGCAAAACAAAACGGCCGTAATATGGTCTGGATCTATAACGAAGACGATAAAGCCATCAAGGAAAGGCACCGTGATGTTTACTGGGTTCCGCTGATTCGGGAAGCTTTGGTCGACAAAAATTTCTTTCTGGTATTTCAGCCAGTTATTAACCTGAAAACAGGCATTGTCTCGCATTATGAGGTACTAATAAGGATGCGGGGGCAGGCCGATAGCGTGATTCATCCCATAGAATTTATTCCGGTAGCCGAAAGGATGGGCTTGATTCATTGCATAGATATCTGGGTGGTTGAAAACGCATTAGATTTTTTGGCCGCTTTGCCCGTTGAATTGTCAGATGTTTGTCTTGCGATTAATTTGTCCGGTTTTGCTTTTCAGGATGGGAGTTTATTACCGACGCTGAAGCGAAAGCTGGAACTCACATGGGTTAATGCGGACCGGATTACTTTTGAAATTACCGAAACTGCCGCCGTTGATAATTTCGACCAAACCCGGCAAATGATTAACAAAATAAAAGCGCTTGGGTGTCATTTTGCTTTGGACGACTTTGGCGCAGGGTTTTGTTCATTCAACTACCTCAAAAAATTTCCTGTAGATTATGTCAAAATTGATGGCCAATTCATTCGCAATCTGGTCAATGATGAAACTGATCAAGTCCTGGTAAAATCTATGGCGGATGTCGCCAGGAAACTGGGGAAAAAAACTGTGGCAGAATTTATAGAGGTATCGCAGGTCATACCGATATTGGTCAGCCTGGGTATTGAGTACGGACAAGGCTATCTTTTTGGTAAACCCAGTCGCTATTTAATTGATGGAGGGCGGGTTCCTCTTGCGCAATTATTAAATGAAGGCCAAACAAAATCGCATTTTTCGTATAATAGGCTGGATTAA
- a CDS encoding HDOD domain-containing protein has protein sequence MNKPYSSFSLNSNDLTISDLFKGDLQLSSPPAIYFQLKKVIDDPNKTTADAGSVIDKDPGLTMRLLKLVNSAFFGFQSQISTISRAISIIGTQELQNLVLGTLIIEKFSNVPAGSISLNDYWAQSVRTALAAKEISKRTQSAEKRETIFICGLLHEIGKLVLFRRIPELAREISLLIESSDETDSALERRLLGFDHYQVGAELSRLWKLPEVITESIAQHNAPYNTGPFNETAAIVRLAAKLSKMELEDSIDNELGRFNISQSLLVEIMNSVHDQFEEIFAIFYPKR, from the coding sequence ATGAACAAACCCTATTCGTCTTTTTCACTGAACAGCAACGATTTAACCATATCGGATCTATTTAAAGGCGATTTGCAGCTGAGTTCACCGCCTGCCATCTATTTTCAATTGAAAAAAGTAATTGATGACCCTAATAAAACTACAGCCGATGCAGGAAGCGTTATAGATAAGGATCCGGGGCTTACGATGCGCTTGTTAAAACTGGTTAACAGTGCTTTTTTTGGTTTTCAATCTCAAATCTCAACCATCTCCAGAGCCATATCCATTATAGGGACGCAGGAACTGCAAAACCTGGTATTGGGCACTCTGATTATTGAAAAATTTTCAAATGTGCCTGCAGGTTCTATTTCGCTAAATGACTATTGGGCACAAAGCGTTAGAACAGCGTTGGCCGCTAAAGAAATTTCAAAAAGAACTCAATCAGCAGAGAAACGGGAAACGATTTTTATCTGTGGTTTGCTGCATGAAATAGGCAAACTGGTTCTCTTCAGGCGGATACCGGAATTAGCTAGAGAGATCAGCTTGTTAATCGAATCCTCCGATGAAACGGACAGTGCATTGGAACGCAGACTTTTAGGTTTCGACCATTATCAGGTCGGCGCTGAACTCAGCCGCTTATGGAAATTGCCGGAAGTCATTACCGAATCCATTGCTCAACACAATGCCCCCTATAATACCGGCCCTTTCAACGAAACAGCGGCCATTGTCAGACTGGCTGCAAAATTAAGCAAGATGGAATTAGAGGACAGCATTGATAATGAACTAGGACGTTTTAATATTTCCCAAAGCTTACTGGTTGAAATAATGAATTCCGTTCATGACCAATTTGAAGAAATATTCGCAATTTTTTATCCCAAGCGTTGA